CCTGAGCACTCTTATCCAAGAAGCTGCATTGTAAGACCAGTGTAACTTGCAGTGGAagttctttgaaaggcattttagaagttgtacagatgaaggaaaaccaaatgctatggatagtcaactttcTTAATGCAGTGGGTGTGACGTTTCTGTGTGGGTTCTAAGACCGTTATCGAGCAAGTGATACtctatgtaataaagaagtggACTATCCTAGAACTTGGGATTTCCTTGCTGTGGACAAGTTAAACCTGGACCCTCAATGTGCTAATAGTTTTCTATATGCCACTTAAAGATACAAGGGTTACTGGTTACCTTCCACCAAAGTCGATATAGAATACACGCTGCAGCAGCTCATATGTCAGCAGTGTCACACCGAACTGAGGTGAGGACCGGAACACTCGGGCTGAAACACACGACAATGCAGGTGTAAGGAAAGGTTTCTGTTTGTCTGTTTCATTCAATTTGCCAGTTTACCACTAAACAGTGTCACAGTAACTTTCAACATGTCAGCTTAACACTGAGTAAGTTGGGTTTATTTCtttattccagcactatcagtgcagggacaccagaaatgggtttgtaAAACCTACTTAATTACGCCCTGAACAGTGATGCTTGAGTTGAACACTTTTAATAAAATTTGAAACAGAAACATATATTGCAATAATTTCTAGCTACAGATCAACAGAAAGTATCATTACATGAACCTGTATGgagaaaatgttatcataaaATGTACGAACCATAAGTGAGAGAAGTAACAGACAAAGAAGGTGTGATTTTTCAAAGTTCAGTATTTTAGCTTCATATTACTGACATGTGCCTAGAAtgacacattgcacccatgtgtaAAATACAACCTGGGtcttttccagctatatggcggcagtctgtaaataatcgagtctgaactagactatccagtgatcaacaacatgagcatcaatctgttcaattgggaactgatgacatgtgtcaaccaagtcagcgagcctgaccacccaatcctgttagtcgcctcttatgacaagcatagtcgccctttatggcaagaatgggttactgaaggcctgaTCATGATGATCAAATGCTGTAACCACAAGGCTCCCTATCATCCTATCATTAAATATAGCAGGAAGGAGCAAAGACAGAAAAGAGGAACTGTCCGACTTGTCATAGTCAGTTTGTCAAATGTGAAGTAGAATTCTAACTTCGTagtgatgtcattgtttgtttttatcgCTCAGGCAAACGTTTCATATTAACAGCCACTgttcactgtttgttgtttaacccaagctgtctgtaaatagagtctggaccagaatccagtgattgatactaCAGCAACAATCTATAGCCTTGTAAGCGATACAGTTTGCTGACGCTTACTTATTTGTATCATCATACCAAGTGTTGAAAAACCAAGAATCACACTCTGGAATTTAACAAACGTGCAGATTATGGTAAGTAAGACATGAAACGTCAGAGAACAATCAAAGAAATTGTATTTCTCCTACCTGGTGCACCCTTCCAGAAGGCCCCCCATCCCTCCTCCATGTAGATCTTGCGGGTGCAGTCCAAGACACCACTGTATGTTGTCTGGCCCGTCCGTGCTGCCACCTGGAGGCGTGTCTTGATCACATCAGCAGGTGTTGGTAAAAATGCAGCAGGCATACCTGGGGACAGGCAGTAATATCAGCCACATGCATCACACACTGCATGACCATCTGGCATTGGAAATACCACAGCATTTATCACATGCTGCATCAAAAAAGAACTAGATTCCTGCATCTGTCTCACAAAGCTATCACATAGATGTGACTATTACACCTCCTACAATGTAACAGACCTAAAATAGTTGTGGTGCTACGATATCCTTGGTGCTACAACAGGGCCCTGTCTCCGATGAAAAATTATCATACAAGCATAATATGTGTTATCAAGTAAACAAATCTGTCAATTATGTAGAAAGCACCCAAGATCAGAGTGGCTAAGTGTGACCGTATTCAAGTTTCAAGTAAGTAAGCACACCTGTATATATGACAATAAGAATCAATCACACAAGCACACCTGTACATAGGTATGATAATAGGAATCAATCGTACAAGCACATCTGGTCATAGGTCAGATAATAGGAATCAATCGTACAAGCACATCTGTGCATATGTCAGACAATAGGATTCAATCATATAAGCACACCTGTATACAGGTCAGAAAATAAGAATCAATCATAATTATATTGCCTGTCAGTTCTAATcaatcaaacatcaaacactgTCTGACACTGGCATCAATAATACATTACATATTGTCTGACACTGTCATCAAACATGCATTGCATACTGTCTGATGCTGTTATCAATCCCTGTAATCAAGGTTTGACACAGACATCAGCCACACAGTACctgacaaataataataatacgtTCATTTATACTGCGCCAAACTCCACTCACaaggtgaatgctcatagcactaacagtcaaagcaggcatgttattaccccggataacccaagctgcttgttaggcgctagaaggttatagtcacatgacttatcccatcaggtaaccattttctgctgggtgaacaaaggCAATTTAGAAccaactcacttgcctaaggtgagaccatgTGTCATATGCTTCGtcgtggggcaggactgaagtacTAGAAACTGTCAGGAGTTAAGCTGCGAGTCACCCAAACGGGCACTGTCCATGCCCATCGTTGCTTCACTTCACCTGAGTTTTATGCACTGGACCACATGCCACCTGTCTGACTACAGGTTTCAATCATCTATGCTTAAGGCAAGACAATAAGCTCAAACAAACTGCCGTGCAGTAAAGGCCAAACCAGGTGTAATGTCAGTTAAAACCTGACCTACCAGCAATTGTGGCAGACAACAGCAGTGTGCCAGGGGAGTTGTAGCCGTTCTCGTCTGCGAAGTATTTCTTCGTGTGTGCATAGGCAGGGAAGTAGATGGCGGAGAATGGGATGTCACGGAGGAAGCAGGCCTTGGCTCCCTGGAAACAGGAGTGATTTTACTTTGAAGAACAAGACTTCACATACATCTTTCAGACACAGGAAAAGCAGGAGACATCAGGCCACATTTCATGCCACACTTTCAAGTTCATCACTTTGGGTTTGGTTAATGGCCCTTAATGAATATGCTACACATTTGCTGCAGATGGTCATCTTTATTGTATTCACCAAATTGACGCACGTAAATGTGCCTGCTTCACTTTGGGTGACctctatagtgagtgagtgaaagagtgagagaGGGAGTGAGAGTGAGGCTTTGCATCATTTTGTGcattattctagcaatatcatggcaaggaacaccagaaaatagcttcagacattgtacccatgaggggaatcgaaccagggtccttggcatgacaagcaaatgttttaactacTGTGCTACCATCGCCCAGACCCCTATAGATTAGATCAGTTACAAGATCAAGGAGAGGTGACAAAAGGATTCTCTATAACTTATCTCCCCAACTCTAACTTACCTTGTAGAGGCCAAAGAAGCCTAGATCCTTTACGACACCAATTGCGCCGACCTTTGACCTGCCAACAATTTCCCCAGCTACTTGGAGACGGATTTTGACGATTTCCAAAGGATTTGTGAAAACGACCTGCGATCCACCAGCCTGAAAACAACATTCAgcatatggtgagtgagtgagttttatgctgcttttagcaatattccagcaatatcacagctggagacaccaggaatgggtttcacacacattacccatgtagggaatggaacccaggtttttggcgtgacaagccagCGCTTtccccactaggctaccccaccgccccagagcATATGGTGAGTGTAGGAACATCCCATAACACTGACAGAGCACTCACTTAATACCCAGTGTTTATACACACATTAAGCATGAAAGCCCTAATCTAGGATGTGACAGGAATACTGAGTGTCAGATATTGAGGGTCAGTACATGAAAAGAAGTATAGGAAAAACACACTTGATGTAAGAATcattaaacatgaaacatataaCTGTATAACATATCTACAAATCTGTATAACATATCTTCAATTTGCAAACATAATGTAAATGGTTGGTTTGTAATCTGTAAAGTAatgaatctgggccagacaatctaaATTTTGTGATATGATGATAGTCTGCCAAGTcaccgaacctgaccacccaatccctttagtcgtctcttacgacaagtatgggttgctgacaataaaattctaatctggatctttgAGTCTGTAATGTAAACAATAAATGGAAGCAGGAAAGGTCAGTCCATGTTGAGAAACATCAAGGCTACTTACACATCCTCCTGCTACCATCTCAGCCCACAGCTCAATGCTGCCGTCGGCCTTTGTCAGCTTGTCTCGCACCAAGTCATTCACCTACAATAAACaaagaatgtgagtgagtgagtgagtgagtgagtgagcgagcgagcgagctaGCAAGTATTGCCTGATGTCACACAgtggcggatacagctttttgagaaatggGGATGCATACTCTTGAGAAAGTGTGGGGAGGGGATTTGATGCACACCCCTGCATCCTCCTCTCTGTCAGCTACTTACACTCAGATTGTGGATGCACTGTTAGGAGGTAGTGATTTACTTTGTGCAACAGTGTTTTAAAAATTATACACTGATTGTGATAGTTTTATTGAACTTGGTCTTCATGACAGTATGTGTGGTATTTGTCTCCAGCTTGACTGTCCCAAGCTGGACCTGGGCTTGACAGTGGGAGAATAGGCTCTTCCTTTGTTCCCAACTCAGAGGATAAGCTATTCCTTGGTCATTTCTTGGTCAGTTTTATATTGTCTACTTTAACATCaacacattttaaattcgtCTACCGCATACCACCTCACAGAAAGGCACCTTAAACAAATGATGCGACTTTCTGTCGGATGTCTGATTTCTCCTTTTTCGTCCACTCTGTTGAAGGTTAGTTACCTTAATTATAACACATGTCATCTAGGCTGTAACATTTGTTACGCATAACACATAAGCATTTGTGCCTGCTGAGCAGCCATCTTTGTTGGCCATGTTGTATTCTTGATGGTACATATAATGTTTATGCCATTTGAAATTCCATATTATTTTGATAActgtttattgtatatatttgtaaggAAATCATGGCACAGAAAATGTTGTGTTGGTAAAGTATTTATATTAATTATCCAGATTGGTTTTCATAGTCACTAAGGTAGAAGATGCTCACTATCACCTGAGCACAATATAATTCGTAAGTATCCTATCTGGTAAGACAGAAAGACTTCCGCCTGTATCCCCCTAAATTCTAACATTGAGAATAACGTTCTCGGAGTGTCGTATTTATAAGTTGGATatgtgtttcagtatgttaAGATATAATTAAAGTAACATGTTAAAACTCATCCTTATGAGATGAGGAATACACAGTCAGGTGATATGATTTAAGTGAAACTTGAGGGGATACCAGCTGAAGTCTTTCAACCAAAAGTAAGAACAATGTATAAATCTacatcaaaacattgttaaatGTCATAAATGGTTGTAAACCATAAActtggtgagtcaaaaatgcaACAacaaacttctaaaatgccaatcaaacaactgattagacttgtttgtttgttgtctaatgttgtactcagcaatattccatctgtattgAGATGGtcagtaagtaactgagtctggactagacaatccactgattaacaGCATAAGCAATGATCTACaaatgtctcaaccaagtcagcatgtctGACCACCTGTTAGTAACAACTTAAGACTGCAGATAACTGCAGACCAACCCAGGGCCTTAATATTCGATGCTCTCTTAGCACTAGGACAGTAGTAAAGTCCATACATTAAAATTTAAGTATGAAGATCTTAGTACAaaaagagcttaaaaaatctatgCCCGAAACTTCAGGGGTATTATTACCCATGATAAGCCATACTGTCTATGAGGCGCTAGACTGTTATAGTAATATGCCTTATCCCACAAAGTACCCATTTCCTGCTGGGTTAAAAAAGACCAAGATCACGCTGGTTGCAATTAATCTATGAGTAACTACTACTTCAAAATTACTTTGATCACTAGAAACTGGTAAATCTGATATTATAAATGGTGTTTCAAACTCACTGTAAGTTTGATGGCCTTCTCTGGAGCCACACCCACAAGCTGAGGTGCAAGACCTCTGTAGAGACCCAGTATACCTTCGTGCCGGATGACCTTCTTGGCACAGTCGAAGCTGTTCTTGTACATCAGTTCACCCACAAAAGTCCCTGACCTTTGATTCTGCATCCTGGTCTTAACCAGATCAATGGGGTAAACAGCAGTAGCTCCCGTAGCTGCAAGgacagacagtgagtgagttagtgagtgagtttggtgttgTGCTGTGTTCAACAACGCCTCGCCTTGCACGCGCTACCCATGCCCTGAATGTCCGCCGCCACTAAAAAAAgactgtaatatttataatatattcACTACATCTTACTTTTTGGTCATACACaagatgcatgaaatgactggtATCTGCATAATCACCTAATGTAGGCTGTTGACAAAATCGAAGACATTGGTTGCATTGCTTTATGAGATATCATCTTAAcctaagtttgaaaagtgaacaaaGTTTTGTGGTCACACTGgaaataagatcaaggtcatCAAAATCAACTGATGTCTGTGTTATGCCAGAATGTAGGCTGTCactaaatttgaagacattgcgTACAACAGTGGGACATCAGGGTAACAAAAGCTTAAAAAGGggtgaccttgaagataaggtaatcccccaatgtagaTTGTCACTAAATTCGAAGACCATGGGTACAAGAGTCATAAGATATTGTGTTAACAAGAATCCGGAAGTATTTAGAGATGGACATACAGACACTGTTAAATATACAGTTCCCCGTTACGCAACAAGCCAGTCTCACCTCCAGCAATGGCTCCCAGGAAGAACCTGTAGGCACTTTCCAGCACTGCTGATGTCACTGTTCTTGTAGCTGTACCTTGCTCCTGCCGCAGTTTTTGCTGAAGATAAAGGACCATAGCACTGTAGTTCACCTCACAACATTCTAGAATGTCAACAAAGATGACCTCTTTACAAAAGGTGCTGTCAACATAAATATTCAAACACTTTCTGCATAAATTAAAGACAATGAAATATAAacttctattctattctattcttcatattctataaatatgcccaaaatgttataaaaatatacatattaaaGTATCATTCTGGAAACTTCAGATAAGATATTAACTGAGCCAGATTCTGAACATCGATAAAAAGTTGTAGATAGAGCATCAGGTAAAAAAAGCTGTCTTACTGCTAGGTGAAACTACCACCAATACTTTATCAAAGTCAGTCTTTACTAGTAATGTTTGAATgatcaaaaataataaaaaatcaatCAAACGAAGGGTTCAAAATAATTATTGattgtaaaaaacatatttttgattgatcaacagcataaggcTATGCACATTGTAAACTTTTAACCACTTTTATTGTTGAAATACAATTCCAGTGTCTTTGCTGAATGCATGCATTTAATTAGTTATATAAAAAAATCCATTaattacaaagaaaacagaGGGGAAAAACCTTCAAAATTGTTAATCACATtagaaatgtatatatttcgaTTATCAATTCTTTTTTAACTCCTGGACAGAGTACATTTGCAGATAATgaaaaaaagagaaagaaatagtaaagaaatgaaaaaaaatacactaaaccagaaaaacaaacgaaaaaacCCTCATACTCATCCACACACATTCATACCAACTGATGCTTCTGACATGTTAGATACTGCAGAAGAAAAATATCAGCAAAGGTTTTGAGGATCAAGTTATTACTAGTACctatacatacgtacatacctacctacctatatacttacatacatatcGATCATAACTGATAATCATTCACCAAGTCCTCCGATAATCGATAGTGGATTTGGTTTTATTGGTTGTGATTTGCCACAGAACCTACTCAGGGTTGATAGTTACAGCTATGACTGCTGGGTGACACCATACCTCTGCTATCTGCATCTGGATGGAAAAAGGACTCTCCACGCCCGTCATTGGGTTTAATATTTCCAGGTCAGACAGTTTCACCTTCCTATGGAACAGATGATTCAGAACAGACTAACTTGTGGTTTTTGAGAAAGAAGGAAAGAAGTCATGAAAAGAGTTTCAAGTTGGGACAGTGGTAAGGATGGACGCCTTTAAGGTTCAATCACTCCATGGTATCACAGTTACATTCTTAATGATTAGTAtagtgggtgatttcaaacaccaTCTTATACATGAGACAATTTCGGAATTCCTCAATGTAAGTTCACAAAGATTGACATTAATATTCAGTTACATCCCTCATGTGCTCGTAGCTGGACATCTTAACATTGCCATTctataaaaaatgaaacaaacatggatGTACATGAACATGAGTTCAATCTTGCAGCAAAATTCTTTGCCACCTACTTTCCACTGTCAATGCTCTTTGCCTTTGTGCATACTAACTAATTTCGGCATGCTTGTGCTGGCCATGTGCATAATCTATAGGACAGTCGCTGAAGTCAGGTACATCATCACAGAAACCTTCGTAGACCCATATACCACTGTTTTCCAAAACTGATTCAGGTCTTCAACTGACTAGCATGGGGACTGTCCTTATCAACCATGGTTACagatctgggcctagattttcgaagctctctttgagagagatttttaaaaatctaggcccaCTACACTACATACACTACAAAGCCTTCAGAACAACAAGCATGTTTAACCTATACAGCAGATTACGACATACCCTGTTTGATGATGAAGACCAACAAGCTGGAACAGAATGTCCAACTCTAGAGGAGTGATCTGGGCAAAGTCTTGTGCTTGGTACATCAACTCCTCTGAAACAAGAAACCTGTATTATTACCCTGTTCTATCTATACAGTGCTGTCTGGTGGATGATTTTGTCAAAACATAAACCAAATTTTATTTTCAATCCCCAAATAATACGAGCAATGATTCCTGCCTCCAAGGATTGTCATCAAACAAGTCACAGGACATCAGGCCCCGATTTCGAGTTGCACTCCAGAAACGAAACCCATCCCCACGTTTGAGACTTCAGTCCTTTGGAGCCTTCTTAGTTACCTTCTGGACATCCACTATGTCCCCCTCCATTAAATACCAATTATATCCCATAAAAATTATGCCTTTCAGGCAAGGGATATTTTAAATCTGCAGACTATCCAAATTTTTGCTTGTCACAGGCATAAGGCCTTGAAGCACACTGCACTGTGTGGAAATGACCATATACACTATATTTTCAGTGCATTGTAACAACAAGCTCGCCACTGGGGATACATTAATCTGGAGCTACCTTTGGTGATTTCCTTGTTGGGGTCGCGGCGTGTGGCTGCCAGGTAGATCCTCTTGACCAACTCCAGGTTGTTGAGCAGTGAAATGAAGGCGTTGAAATATGCATAGCTGATCTGCCGTTGTTTATCCCCCTGAAGCGCCACCTGTACACAAACATAATCCGGCATTAGTAAGTGAAGGGCCACCTGTACACAAATATAATCGCAGCATTATTGAGTGGAGTGCCATCTATACACAGATATAATCTCTATATCTACGCACAGCATATTTAgtcatatttcagcaatatatcaacaggggacaccagaaatgagcttcacacattctacccatgtgggaaactgAACTCAAGTCCTCGAAATGATGACCCCACAGCCTCCAAATTATTTtgatatagctgtaacattAATTTCATTAGTAACAGAGCTCAAAGCAAGAAACTTCATTTACACATTTTCTCAAAATACCTACCACACTGAAATGTATAATCATGTCTACCTTATCAGTGAACAATAAAGCCTAGCACTTCCTACAAAGAGAAGTGGTTGGtgtttttgtttaacgccgcacaaagtagtattacaactatatggcaacggtctatAATTAATCTTATCagttccagacaatccagtggtcatcAGCAGGACCATCGACCTACACAACAGgagtacaatgacatgtgtcgacaaaatcagcaagcctgacctgaCCTTttagcatgggtcactgaagaccaattctaacctggatctaaACAGGTCTACTAAGAGGAGTGGTATCATTTACTATTTTCTTTATCAATATCTAAATAGATACTTTGTGACATGATTTTATTGAGCTACTTTATATCATGACTTCAGAGTAGTATTTAATAGAGGTGAGACGATacataaaattaaaaatatgatacatatcgCCATAGCTTGGAACAATAAGTTATGATTCGATGCATATCAGGATATGCTATCTTTAGTTAATTTCTTTAGAAACGTATATATTGAcatcaagtaacagtgtaaattttggACATAACCGTCAGTTCCTAGTGACACTTAACAATTTTGAGGTCAatgatacgtatcacgataccaaaaaagtatcaagacatttatcgtctgataaagtatcatGATTATCAATACTACGATATATCATCACACCTCTAGTATTTAAGTCCCAATATTGTGGAGCCAACGGTCATATTCTGCTGTACTCACAGGAACGATGTTGTCCCTGACGAAGGGTgtgagcaggtaactcttcaaaGAAACCATCACTTGCTCAAAATCCTTGGCAGAAATGAAACCACTGTTGTTCTTGTCGAACTTGCGGAAAGCCTGCCAGGCATGCTCATCATGGAAGTCCTGAAACAATCCGAGTGGAATAT
This portion of the Haliotis asinina isolate JCU_RB_2024 chromosome 10, JCU_Hal_asi_v2, whole genome shotgun sequence genome encodes:
- the LOC137299162 gene encoding electrogenic aspartate/glutamate antiporter SLC25A13, mitochondrial-like; translated protein: MAGKDTGIKLEIVSKLWPIPKRAECESPKKDDIFKSRAKPEELKEIFLKYATKEVDSEKFLTYSDLIHHYLQVLDSKDYNDYTLQLLASSVDTSRDGLISFTEFQAFEALLCLPDAMYALAFQIFDRNGNGYITCDEFEDIIKHTTLHRDIPFNFNSDFIKLHFGSTKTRKVSYAEFTQLIHDFHDEHAWQAFRKFDKNNSGFISAKDFEQVMVSLKSYLLTPFVRDNIVPVALQGDKQRQISYAYFNAFISLLNNLELVKRIYLAATRRDPNKEITKEELMYQAQDFAQITPLELDILFQLVGLHHQTGKVKLSDLEILNPMTGVESPFSIQMQIAEQKLRQEQGTATRTVTSAVLESAYRFFLGAIAGATGATAVYPIDLVKTRMQNQRSGTFVGELMYKNSFDCAKKVIRHEGILGLYRGLAPQLVGVAPEKAIKLTVNDLVRDKLTKADGSIELWAEMVAGGCAGGSQVVFTNPLEIVKIRLQVAGEIVGRSKVGAIGVVKDLGFFGLYKGAKACFLRDIPFSAIYFPAYAHTKKYFADENGYNSPGTLLLSATIAGMPAAFLPTPADVIKTRLQVAARTGQTTYSGVLDCTRKIYMEEGWGAFWKGAPARVFRSSPQFGVTLLTYELLQRVFYIDFGGRRPEGSEAKSVHLEELMSRNPDHIGGYRLAHATFQGIESQFGLCLPKFRTTATE